A genomic window from Brevibacillus agri includes:
- a CDS encoding S-layer homology domain-containing protein — MQKLIRTLSSGLLVAALLTPGVASAAGGFLPYKDIGTHWAKASIIRGVQAGLFAAGADAPMFYPNREMTRAEFVALMDRLYNGGQYQLYPLTFLSEHAEWSKGEGFDEPYLPYKDVDRLTWMYNPTLRVSVILDRLYGPNAIQEVFPGEAMNPNQPITREEAAKLMQMFTMSPDSAKAWEEVKAWGWLEGERSDKLKRGEAAAAADRMITYLVQDTILPLLDYDGQKFPMVPEIEELFPYFATYTIWSTTEEKAYVEAVDAIRNHEDTDQTFQVLRKLLGTSFDNRIGLHFYLSWDPETEISANLDEAMSAIDAYFADKVIAPDTLRLLSANVYDLALQLGANDPQQFAKVLDRLSTYEAKVKPDSKEWEALAIYLGALEIRSGQTEKALSRYKQFAAANPEALLNACYYLHQDGRLEEAAALLATVKPNAADTRMVQLGKLLQQELASLQEQTAIVSDLGYSLRRLDSTESYQVKGEAVLSGFTFKYTQEIDQRSQISKLNGFYQSPQKLVSDKLSTYTDGRKHIQYSYDSESQKWEQHKTDKLDFLHEWVSALPVAERAKTLHARYFKQSFGEIDVITEWIPGAALEEKSASLMLERGKVKHVPLFMNKYYIDRASDRVVKHTWRYEEIYSSDEYVAYSGTDRYDYAANVKLSIPDEVRKGVTP, encoded by the coding sequence GTGCAAAAACTAATTCGAACGCTATCTAGCGGACTGCTTGTCGCTGCTCTGCTCACCCCCGGCGTCGCTTCAGCGGCTGGGGGCTTTCTGCCTTACAAAGACATTGGCACGCATTGGGCGAAAGCATCCATTATTCGCGGTGTACAGGCAGGGCTGTTTGCAGCGGGTGCGGATGCGCCGATGTTTTACCCGAATCGGGAGATGACCCGCGCCGAATTTGTGGCCTTGATGGATCGCTTGTACAACGGCGGGCAGTATCAGTTGTATCCGCTGACGTTTTTATCCGAACATGCCGAATGGTCAAAAGGAGAAGGGTTCGATGAGCCGTACCTTCCTTATAAAGACGTCGATCGGCTGACGTGGATGTACAACCCGACGTTGCGCGTGTCAGTCATTTTGGACAGGCTGTACGGCCCGAATGCCATCCAGGAAGTATTTCCCGGCGAGGCGATGAACCCGAACCAGCCGATCACCCGCGAAGAAGCGGCAAAGCTCATGCAAATGTTCACGATGTCGCCGGACAGCGCAAAAGCGTGGGAAGAAGTCAAGGCTTGGGGCTGGCTGGAAGGCGAACGCTCAGACAAGCTGAAGCGGGGCGAGGCGGCGGCAGCAGCCGATCGCATGATTACGTATTTGGTGCAGGACACGATCCTGCCGCTGTTGGACTACGATGGTCAAAAGTTTCCGATGGTTCCGGAGATTGAGGAGCTTTTCCCTTATTTTGCAACGTATACGATTTGGTCAACAACAGAGGAAAAGGCGTACGTGGAGGCCGTGGACGCGATTCGCAACCACGAAGACACGGATCAGACGTTTCAGGTGCTGCGCAAGCTGTTGGGGACCTCGTTTGACAACCGGATCGGGCTGCATTTTTATTTGAGCTGGGACCCGGAGACGGAGATTTCCGCCAACCTCGATGAAGCGATGAGTGCTATCGACGCTTATTTCGCCGACAAGGTCATCGCGCCGGATACGCTGCGGCTGTTGAGCGCCAATGTATATGACCTGGCGCTGCAGCTCGGGGCAAACGACCCGCAGCAATTCGCCAAGGTGCTGGACCGTTTGAGCACGTATGAAGCAAAAGTCAAACCGGATTCAAAAGAATGGGAGGCGCTTGCCATCTACCTGGGGGCTCTGGAAATCAGGAGCGGACAGACGGAAAAAGCGCTGAGCCGCTACAAGCAGTTTGCCGCCGCCAATCCGGAAGCGCTGCTCAACGCCTGCTACTATTTGCATCAGGATGGACGGCTGGAAGAAGCGGCAGCGCTGCTGGCAACGGTCAAGCCGAACGCCGCAGACACCCGGATGGTGCAGCTCGGCAAGCTTTTGCAGCAGGAGCTGGCTTCCTTGCAGGAGCAAACGGCGATTGTGAGCGACCTCGGCTATTCGCTGCGCCGCCTGGACAGCACGGAGTCCTATCAGGTCAAGGGCGAAGCGGTGCTCAGCGGGTTCACCTTCAAGTACACGCAGGAGATCGACCAGCGCAGCCAGATCAGCAAGCTCAACGGATTTTACCAATCGCCGCAAAAGCTCGTGTCCGACAAGCTGTCTACCTATACAGACGGTCGCAAACATATCCAATACTCCTACGACTCCGAATCGCAAAAATGGGAGCAGCACAAGACGGACAAGCTCGACTTTTTGCATGAATGGGTCAGTGCCCTTCCGGTAGCGGAACGTGCCAAAACTTTGCATGCCCGCTACTTCAAGCAGTCGTTCGGGGAGATTGACGTGATTACGGAGTGGATACCCGGTGCCGCTCTCGAAGAAAAATCCGCTTCGCTCATGCTTGAGCGCGGCAAAGTCAAACACGTGCCGCTGTTCATGAACAAGTATTACATTGACCGGGCGAGCGATCGCGTCGTCAAGCATACGTGGCGCTATGAAGAGATTTACAGCAGCGATGAATATGTCGCGTATTCCGGTACGGATCGGTACGATTACGCCGCAAACGTGAAACTATCAATTCCTGATGAAGTGCGAAAAGGGGTGACTCCATGA
- a CDS encoding Nif3-like dinuclear metal center hexameric protein — MLAHGQTVIQYVERLAPKALAMEGDKIGLHVGTLQKKVKKVMVALDVLESVVDEAIAEGVDLIVAHHAVIYRPLKHLRTDLAAGRVFEKLIKHDIAVYTAHTNLDVAVGGMNDWLAEAIGLVDVDVLDVLQREAWKKLVVFVPATHKDAVFQAMSEAGAGHVGNYSHCSFQVEGTGTFLPGAGTNPHIGSQGKLETVEEVRIEMVIPASKQTAVLKAMLAAHPYEEVAYDIISLEQSGQAYGIGRIGYLPAPMTLREMAELVKERFSLQGLRVVGDLDATVKKVAVVGGDGSSFASKAIFKGADVFLTGDIGYHTAHDAQADGLSIIDAGHNIEKIMKQKLAEYLLEQLKANGYETEVIASAVHTDPFQFV; from the coding sequence ATGCTTGCGCACGGACAAACCGTAATCCAGTACGTAGAGCGTTTGGCGCCAAAGGCTTTGGCGATGGAAGGCGACAAAATCGGCCTTCATGTCGGGACGCTGCAAAAGAAAGTGAAAAAAGTGATGGTCGCACTCGACGTGCTCGAATCGGTGGTCGACGAGGCGATTGCCGAAGGCGTCGACCTGATCGTCGCACACCACGCCGTCATTTATCGCCCGCTCAAGCATTTGCGGACCGATCTGGCAGCAGGACGGGTTTTTGAAAAGCTGATAAAGCACGACATTGCCGTCTATACGGCACATACGAATCTGGATGTCGCGGTGGGCGGCATGAACGACTGGCTGGCAGAAGCGATCGGGCTGGTCGATGTGGACGTGCTGGATGTGCTGCAGCGAGAAGCGTGGAAAAAGCTCGTCGTCTTCGTACCGGCCACGCACAAGGACGCTGTTTTCCAGGCCATGTCTGAGGCGGGTGCCGGGCATGTCGGCAACTACAGTCACTGCTCCTTCCAGGTGGAGGGAACCGGAACCTTTTTGCCGGGCGCAGGCACCAACCCGCATATCGGTTCGCAAGGCAAGCTGGAGACGGTCGAGGAAGTTCGCATCGAAATGGTGATTCCGGCTTCCAAGCAAACGGCGGTGCTGAAAGCGATGCTCGCGGCTCATCCGTACGAAGAAGTTGCCTACGATATCATCAGCCTGGAACAGTCCGGCCAGGCTTACGGAATCGGGCGCATTGGCTACTTGCCTGCTCCCATGACGCTGCGGGAAATGGCTGAGTTGGTCAAGGAGCGCTTTTCGCTGCAAGGGCTTCGCGTGGTAGGCGATCTGGATGCCACGGTCAAAAAAGTAGCGGTCGTCGGCGGAGATGGCAGCTCGTTCGCTTCCAAGGCGATTTTCAAAGGCGCAGATGTGTTCCTGACGGGAGACATCGGCTACCATACTGCACACGATGCGCAGGCCGACGGGCTTTCCATCATTGACGCGGGCCACAATATCGAAAAGATCATGAAACAAAAACTGGCGGAATACTTGCTGGAGCAGTTGAAAGCAAACGGCTACGAAACCGAAGTCATCGCCTCTGCTGTGCACACGGATCCGTTTCAATTTGTGTAA
- a CDS encoding tRNA (adenine(22)-N(1))-methyltransferase — MTSLTISKRLQTIARYCPEGARVADIGSDHALLASYLLVKGIASFVIAGELNEGPFQAAKKQIHTLQVKDRASVRKGNGLAVLEPGEADVVCIAGMGGQLIVSILEAGLPKLEGVQRLILQPNVGEEAVRRWLLNQGWQLVAETILKEDGIIYEILVAERGVPTVPYENKDRPQEDLLRIGPFLWEEKSEILLEKWSSEAEKWQKVLLQLQRSDKPEAAQRIAEIEREVKWINEVIACLRTDKP, encoded by the coding sequence ATGACATCATTAACGATTTCCAAGCGGCTGCAAACGATTGCCCGCTACTGTCCAGAAGGAGCCCGCGTCGCCGACATCGGGTCGGATCATGCGTTGTTGGCTTCTTATTTGCTTGTGAAAGGAATCGCCTCGTTCGTCATTGCCGGCGAGCTGAACGAAGGACCTTTTCAGGCAGCGAAAAAGCAAATACATACTTTGCAGGTGAAAGACCGCGCGTCCGTCAGAAAAGGAAACGGACTGGCCGTGCTGGAACCGGGCGAAGCCGACGTCGTCTGCATCGCCGGAATGGGCGGACAGTTGATCGTCTCCATTTTGGAGGCGGGACTGCCCAAGCTGGAAGGCGTACAGCGCCTGATCCTGCAACCGAATGTCGGGGAAGAGGCGGTGCGCCGCTGGCTGTTGAATCAGGGCTGGCAGCTCGTAGCCGAAACCATTTTGAAGGAAGACGGCATTATTTACGAAATTTTGGTGGCCGAACGAGGCGTTCCCACTGTTCCTTATGAAAACAAAGATCGTCCGCAAGAAGATCTCCTGAGGATCGGTCCGTTCCTCTGGGAAGAAAAATCAGAAATTCTCCTGGAAAAATGGAGTAGCGAAGCTGAAAAATGGCAAAAGGTCCTGCTCCAGTTGCAGCGCTCGGACAAGCCGGAAGCTGCCCAGCGAATTGCGGAAATCGAACGAGAAGTGAAATGGATCAATGAGGTGATAGCATGCTTGCGCACGGACAAACCGTAA